In Candidatus Kaistella beijingensis, a genomic segment contains:
- a CDS encoding NHL repeat-containing protein, translating to MKTILSISIAVCVQINFCAQTVSTFAGNGGYGATNGSVTTATFRNPVGVAVASNGDVYVADNTNHRIRKISGGIVTTFAGNDVAGSNDGPAVSSTFNYPTDLAFDSNGNLIVADRENNKIRKIAPDGTVSTLAGTGAIGSADGNASTATFYQPYGIAIDVNDNIFIADSANNKIRKISNTGVVSTFAGTGFSGLANGAGNVAAFSAPVKIAFDTAGNLYVTDYNNNKIRKITPAAVVSTFAGATQGFLDGPSATAKFDQPVGICVDTSGNVYVSDAGNSKIRKITQAGMVSTIAGTTQGFLDGHASVAKFYRPYDIEFDNNGNFLIADNLNQRIRGMATSSLSTANFLANSSVKIYPNPFTNEVNISIENSEKAELEILDMNGRLVSKKSLNEKKNVVNTSGLNSAIYLFKINNSGKISIIKGIKK from the coding sequence ATGAAAACAATTTTATCAATATCTATTGCAGTATGCGTTCAAATAAATTTTTGTGCACAAACCGTTTCAACTTTTGCAGGAAACGGTGGTTACGGTGCTACAAATGGATCTGTTACAACGGCTACGTTCAGAAATCCAGTGGGAGTAGCGGTAGCATCTAATGGCGATGTTTATGTTGCTGATAATACTAACCATAGAATAAGAAAAATTTCGGGAGGAATAGTTACTACGTTTGCAGGAAATGATGTCGCGGGAAGTAACGACGGACCAGCGGTATCTTCAACATTTAATTATCCGACCGATTTGGCGTTTGACAGCAACGGAAATCTTATTGTAGCGGATCGCGAAAACAATAAAATCCGAAAAATTGCTCCGGACGGAACGGTGAGTACTCTTGCAGGAACTGGAGCGATTGGAAGTGCGGACGGAAATGCAAGTACCGCAACGTTTTATCAACCTTACGGTATTGCAATAGATGTAAATGACAATATTTTTATCGCAGATTCCGCAAACAACAAAATCCGTAAAATCTCGAATACCGGAGTTGTAAGTACTTTCGCAGGAACTGGTTTTTCTGGTCTTGCAAACGGCGCTGGAAACGTGGCTGCGTTTAGTGCACCCGTAAAAATTGCTTTTGATACTGCAGGAAATTTGTATGTAACAGATTATAACAATAATAAAATCCGTAAAATTACTCCTGCTGCGGTTGTAAGTACGTTTGCTGGTGCAACGCAAGGATTTTTGGATGGTCCTTCTGCAACCGCAAAGTTTGATCAACCAGTAGGAATTTGTGTTGATACCAGCGGAAATGTGTATGTTTCTGATGCCGGAAACAGCAAAATAAGAAAAATTACCCAGGCTGGAATGGTTTCTACAATTGCAGGAACAACGCAAGGATTTTTGGATGGCCATGCAAGTGTAGCCAAATTTTACAGACCTTATGATATTGAATTCGACAACAATGGAAATTTTTTAATTGCTGATAATCTCAATCAGCGAATTCGTGGAATGGCTACAAGTTCGCTATCAACAGCAAATTTTCTAGCAAATTCTTCGGTTAAAATTTATCCAAATCCTTTCACCAACGAAGTGAATATCAGTATAGAAAATTCCGAAAAAGCCGAACTGGAAATTTTGGATATGAACGGAAGACTCGTTTCTAAAAAATCGTTAAATGAAAAGAAAAATGTGGTCAACACTTCGGGATTGAACTCAGCAATATATCTGTTCAAAATCAATAATTCAGGGAAAATATCGATTATAAAAGGAATAAAAAAATAA
- a CDS encoding TolB-like translocation protein produces MKNVVFFSLFVLANFLGTNSFYSQNAHTLFSLKVVGIEAGEWFSFKDNLGRETSTNHSGTFNLGGFSQGSRYEISQKNGTRNCKLIYNEGTVTATPMIVVANCSKEAPIPITIFSLKTTGIEVGEWFTFKDNLGRETSVNHSTTSNLGGFTQGLQYNITQTKGSRNCKLSLNEGTVTSNVVTVLADCSKTFVTPSNPSNPTTNNNEANQKTFDLVSRSEDKKTFGILAESGTPAIGGVVATGVTEGQFVAYMTSAKVDPNHDGKSRQIMWFNRGNGKSALVSSGSDGKSGDKDSFNPVISYNGYTVAFESFATNLVQDDTNKVSDVFYWNLLNSTVKCVTCHGNYPSDSPTISGDGNWIAFQSSANNLTSGVEGNSTVNVYLANLNSGEIILLSKDPKTGKGVGGSHPSVSADGSRVAFYSYSDKLVEGDGNKLWDIFVWERGNPNLRRVSLTSDGMERDQGDESASRVVKPTISGNGKFVTFATTATNMSGSPTNKQQHIYVAEVDTGRLIRASKNADGVPGNGNSPISQGERIPISHDGYWITFTTDATNLGGKLVVKNIIGGETHSVQTTGRIGTPTISRDGKCIAFPAGDKLDTRFHSSGIFASCLKP; encoded by the coding sequence ATGAAAAATGTAGTCTTTTTCTCGCTATTTGTATTAGCAAATTTTTTGGGTACGAATTCTTTTTATTCGCAAAATGCACACACCTTATTCTCTTTAAAAGTTGTTGGAATTGAAGCAGGAGAATGGTTCAGTTTTAAGGACAATCTCGGTCGGGAAACAAGTACAAACCATTCCGGAACCTTTAATTTAGGAGGGTTTTCGCAAGGTTCGCGATATGAAATTTCTCAAAAAAATGGAACCAGAAATTGTAAACTCATTTATAACGAAGGAACGGTTACAGCAACTCCAATGATTGTTGTTGCGAATTGCTCAAAAGAAGCTCCAATTCCCATTACGATTTTTTCTCTGAAAACCACAGGAATTGAAGTCGGAGAATGGTTCACATTTAAAGATAATTTGGGGCGTGAAACCAGTGTTAATCACTCAACCACTTCAAATTTGGGCGGGTTTACTCAAGGTTTGCAATACAATATCACACAAACAAAAGGTTCAAGAAACTGTAAATTAAGTCTGAACGAAGGAACGGTTACTTCCAATGTTGTTACCGTTCTTGCGGACTGTTCAAAAACTTTCGTAACGCCTTCCAATCCTTCTAATCCAACAACGAATAACAATGAAGCCAATCAAAAAACGTTCGATTTAGTCAGCCGAAGTGAAGACAAAAAAACATTTGGCATATTAGCGGAAAGCGGAACACCTGCAATTGGAGGAGTTGTCGCAACGGGAGTTACAGAAGGTCAGTTTGTTGCGTACATGACTTCCGCCAAAGTTGATCCCAATCACGACGGAAAATCTCGACAAATTATGTGGTTTAATCGGGGAAACGGAAAATCAGCTCTTGTGAGTAGTGGTTCAGATGGAAAAAGTGGCGATAAAGACAGCTTCAATCCCGTAATCAGTTACAACGGTTACACCGTAGCGTTTGAATCTTTTGCTACAAATCTTGTTCAAGACGACACCAATAAAGTAAGCGATGTATTTTATTGGAATTTATTGAACAGCACGGTAAAATGTGTAACCTGTCACGGAAATTATCCTTCCGATTCACCAACGATTTCCGGTGATGGAAATTGGATAGCTTTTCAATCGTCTGCAAATAATTTAACGTCTGGTGTGGAAGGAAATTCTACGGTCAATGTTTACCTCGCAAATTTGAATTCGGGCGAAATCATCCTTCTTAGCAAAGACCCGAAAACAGGAAAAGGTGTAGGTGGAAGTCATCCATCCGTTTCCGCAGATGGGTCCAGAGTTGCCTTTTATTCATATTCCGATAAATTAGTTGAAGGGGACGGAAACAAACTTTGGGATATTTTTGTTTGGGAACGAGGTAATCCGAATTTACGTCGAGTTTCTTTGACATCAGACGGAATGGAACGTGATCAAGGCGATGAAAGTGCAAGTCGAGTGGTAAAACCCACTATTTCAGGAAACGGAAAATTTGTAACCTTTGCTACAACTGCAACCAATATGTCTGGTTCACCAACCAATAAACAACAACATATTTACGTTGCGGAAGTGGATACAGGACGTTTGATTCGTGCAAGTAAAAATGCAGATGGTGTTCCAGGAAATGGAAATAGTCCGATTTCGCAAGGTGAAAGAATCCCAATTTCACACGATGGATATTGGATTACATTTACGACCGATGCCACAAATCTGGGTGGAAAATTAGTGGTAAAAAATATCATCGGTGGCGAAACGCACTCGGTTCAAACCACAGGAAGAATTGGGACACCTACAATTTCTCGCGACGGAAAATGTATTGCGTTTCCTGCCGGAGATAAATTGGATACTCGTTTTCACTCGTCAGGAATTTTTGCAAGTTGTCTAAAACCTTAA
- a CDS encoding GEVED domain-containing protein, giving the protein MKKLYLFFALFVSLGLVKSQTYCSPSFPNGCAAIDDFIISAAGTSPGFSHIGSHCSVNGYTYFSSMPISLQAGVAHPYVVKHLFSSTWNSATKFVRMWIDFNNDGTFDNFAPEMIAANSTSSYSPDASGSSYANTTGNIIIPSSILPGNYRMRVSNKINSQASPCNTDGYGEIHDYPVTITGAPSCLSPTNFSVSNITEHSATLNWAAPSTSPANGYEYYYSDTNNPPTAAGTPTNNASVNISSLIGNTKYYFWVRSLCSATNFGFWTAGPSFTTLPYCANITSPANNATEQPVDLTITWDVVPNSVGYRISVGTSPNVYDILNNVDLGNVTSYTFQNSLQIGTQYFYKVSAYNANVSSSICTERTFTTVCSGYAVSSTYANNFNNFPGICWNVAAGGNTTTGPQPGTTIGYNWDPNYFLQPENATSGNNAAALNLYNHSRKGWLISPKFNLSGASYTITFKYGITGFYTPNSSAMGSDDVVHVLISYDGGISWNIIKTWTAADNIDNTMHLFAHQIPVASNQTMFAIYGSDGTVNDPEDYLFHVDDFTVKFDTSLSTTDIVQQNEEISIYPNPFTDFLQISNAKNINKIEVFDLSGRIIKSIKKPANPINLSDLKSGMYIIMINQDNQPTQNFKIIKK; this is encoded by the coding sequence ATGAAAAAATTGTATTTATTTTTTGCTCTTTTTGTGAGTTTGGGTTTGGTGAAATCTCAAACCTATTGCTCGCCAAGTTTTCCCAATGGCTGTGCTGCAATTGACGATTTTATCATTTCTGCTGCAGGAACCAGTCCTGGTTTTTCGCATATTGGTTCTCATTGCTCCGTAAACGGCTATACTTATTTTAGTTCGATGCCAATAAGTTTACAGGCAGGTGTTGCACATCCGTATGTTGTGAAACATTTGTTTAGCAGCACTTGGAATAGTGCTACAAAATTTGTCAGAATGTGGATTGATTTCAATAATGATGGAACTTTCGACAATTTTGCGCCAGAGATGATCGCAGCCAATTCTACAAGTTCATATTCACCAGACGCAAGTGGAAGTAGTTACGCAAACACCACTGGAAATATTATCATTCCGTCTTCCATTCTTCCCGGAAATTACAGAATGCGGGTTTCTAATAAAATAAACTCGCAAGCATCTCCTTGTAATACCGATGGATATGGAGAAATCCACGATTATCCTGTAACCATTACAGGTGCACCAAGTTGTCTGAGTCCTACTAATTTTAGCGTTTCCAATATTACGGAACACAGTGCTACCTTGAATTGGGCCGCTCCTTCCACTTCTCCAGCAAACGGATACGAATATTATTATTCTGACACCAACAATCCGCCAACAGCAGCGGGAACTCCTACTAACAATGCATCGGTAAATATTTCTTCATTAATTGGAAATACAAAGTATTATTTTTGGGTACGATCTCTTTGTTCTGCGACGAATTTTGGTTTTTGGACGGCAGGACCTTCCTTCACAACGCTTCCTTATTGTGCAAATATTACTTCTCCAGCAAATAATGCGACAGAACAACCAGTTGATCTCACAATAACATGGGATGTGGTTCCGAATAGTGTAGGTTATAGAATAAGTGTAGGAACAAGTCCTAATGTTTATGATATCCTCAATAATGTGGATTTAGGAAATGTAACTTCTTACACGTTCCAAAATTCTTTACAAATCGGAACACAATATTTTTATAAAGTAAGCGCATACAATGCCAATGTGAGTAGCTCAATCTGTACGGAAAGAACTTTTACAACGGTTTGTAGCGGTTATGCGGTGAGTTCAACCTACGCCAATAATTTCAATAATTTTCCGGGAATTTGTTGGAATGTAGCAGCAGGTGGAAATACCACAACAGGACCACAGCCGGGAACTACCATCGGATATAATTGGGATCCGAACTATTTTTTGCAACCAGAAAACGCAACTTCCGGAAATAATGCTGCCGCTTTAAACTTATACAACCACAGCAGAAAAGGTTGGCTGATTTCTCCAAAATTTAATCTTTCAGGAGCCAGTTATACCATAACTTTTAAATACGGAATTACCGGTTTTTACACTCCTAATTCTTCAGCAATGGGTTCGGATGACGTGGTTCATGTTCTTATTTCTTATGATGGCGGAATTTCTTGGAATATTATTAAAACTTGGACTGCCGCAGATAATATCGACAACACGATGCATTTGTTTGCGCATCAAATTCCAGTTGCTTCCAACCAAACAATGTTTGCCATTTATGGTTCGGACGGAACGGTTAATGATCCTGAGGATTATCTTTTCCACGTTGATGATTTTACGGTGAAATTTGATACATCATTGTCCACAACTGATATCGTGCAACAAAATGAAGAAATTTCAATTTATCCAAATCCATTTACCGATTTTTTACAGATCTCCAATGCAAAAAACATCAATAAAATAGAAGTTTTTGATTTATCTGGCAGAATAATTAAATCAATTAAAAAACCTGCAAATCCAATCAATCTTTCAGATTTAAAATCAGGGATGTACATCATCATGATTAATCAGGATAACCAGCCAACACAAAATTTTAAAATCATCAAAAAATAA